A part of Liolophura sinensis isolate JHLJ2023 chromosome 1, CUHK_Ljap_v2, whole genome shotgun sequence genomic DNA contains:
- the LOC135461884 gene encoding uncharacterized protein LOC135461884, with translation MMCSTDVYERFNPDRDFVLHGNSPPSFCDRPGNLTNSQNTTTTLNLNQTSGYRPKNYTEELVRSHDSGLSSLKKGDTIMSFGGRPKSTSDSSWYTNPVHLSEEYDQYPLFRSMGVPMRHVAPVSRPVGFTGISLASEKPKQYALRSTEEMQDYVRSHLGKDEVHHFPVTMSASKLVGPEPPLVKPTAILHQHGIAQKLAPRRSRSPTRSRSPMRSKSATRSLRKDQSFDATKNLEKLYLMTSEAPAIGSADVYVTSPYQQELSRLRMEQLRLEEEQLLEMKRQSELERIRGPRPKWYEMKTPEFHYEAHKNTEMLKSKNSWNDLLRYRSDLTQASKDFQMSLGEVI, from the exons ATGATGTGTTCGACGGATGTTTATGAGCGCTTTAATCCAGACAGAGACTTTGTTTTACATGGGAACTCTCCTCCTTCCTTTTG TGATCGACCAGGCAATCTGACAAATTCACAGAATACCACTACAACACTAAATCTGAACCAAACGTCTGGCTATCGGCCTAAAAATTACACGGAGGAGCTAGTCAGAAGTCATGATTCAGGCCTTTCCAGTCTAAAGAAGGGTGACACCATCATGTCATTTGGAGGTCGACCCAAATCTACGTCTGACAGTAGCTGGTATACAAACCCGGTGCATTTATCTGAGGAATATGACCAGTATCCACTGTTCCGCAGTATGGGGGTACCAATGAGACATGTAGCACCAGTCAGTCGACCAGTTGGATTTACGGGCATTTCTCTGGCCTCAGAAAAACCCAAGCAATACGCACTCCGGAGCACTGAGGAGATGCAAGATTATGTACGATCACATCTGGGTAAAGATGAAGTCCACCATTTCCCTGTCACGATGTCAGCCTCAAAACTGGTGGGTCCAGAGCCTCCTTTGGTTAAGCCAACAGCTATATTACATCAGCACGGTATTGCCCAGAAGCTGGCACCCAGAAGATCACGATCGCCTACCCGGTCCAGATCTCCCATGCGATCAAAATCAGCTACAAGATCTCTAAGGAAAGACCAGAGCTTTGATGCCACTAAAAACCTGGAAAAACTGTACCTTATGACTTCTGAAGCACCAGCTATTG GTTCTGCAGATGTGTATGTGACATCCCCGTACCAGCAGGAGTTGTCTCGCCTGCGGATGGAGCAGCTGCGTTTGGAGGAGGAACAGTTGCTAGAGATGAAAAGACAATCAGAGCTGGAGAGAATACGAGGTCCTCGACCCAAATG GTATGAGATGAAAACTCCTGAATTTCACTACGAAGCCcacaaaaatacagaaatgttgAAGAGTAAGAACAGCTGGAATGACTTGCTACGTTACAGATCTGACCTAACTCAGGCATCTAAGGATTTCCAGATGTCACTAGGAGAGGTTATTTAA